A window of Formosa sp. Hel1_31_208 contains these coding sequences:
- a CDS encoding BatA domain-containing protein: protein MQFKHPELLYALLLLIIPIIVHLFQLRKFKSVPFTNVQFLKELTIQTRKSSQLKKWLTLFIRLMLLTCIIFAFAQPYSSDKDSFNTKSETVIYLDNSFSMQATSANGSLLNTAIQDIIETIDDNEDISIFTNDINYNKTTIKAIKNDLIQLKHSPNQLAYDAAILKGKQLFSDDNSTIKNLVLISDFQQKNEVITATKDSLINLKLVQLKPAINENIAIDSVFISKTTIENIELTVTLKNQGNPIETLPVSLFNNDKLIAKTAVNIIDKATTNFTIPTNTIFNGKIIIDDRNLQYDNTLYFNIDQREKIKVLSINEADDNFLSKIYTNDEFEYQSSAFNTLNYNTLDQQNLIVLNELKDIPNSLTTALKSFTDNGGSLLIIPSEDIVLSAYNRIFNNYGLSSFSALVSSEKKITSINFSHPLLLNVFDKRVSNFQYPKSNTFYSNATNSVLSILAYEDGMSFLSQSGNAFRFSAAINTDNSNFKNSPLIVPVLYNIGKQSLKAGDLFYTIGKENVIDIATQLQQDDILTLVNGDNSVIPLQKTFDNKVELITNTYPDVAGIISVKNKDAFLKHLSFNFDRDESNLVYFDTQNIDHTAVDNSVASAINQIKSTTNVNELWKWFVIFAVIFLMIEMLILKFLK from the coding sequence ATGCAGTTTAAACATCCAGAACTTCTTTACGCCTTATTACTGCTTATAATCCCTATTATTGTTCACTTATTTCAACTCCGTAAATTTAAAAGTGTCCCTTTTACTAATGTTCAGTTTCTAAAAGAACTAACCATACAAACTCGAAAAAGTTCACAACTCAAGAAATGGCTCACCCTTTTCATCCGGTTAATGCTTTTAACGTGTATTATTTTTGCTTTTGCGCAACCCTACAGTTCAGACAAAGATAGTTTTAACACTAAAAGTGAAACTGTTATTTATTTAGATAATTCGTTCAGTATGCAAGCCACAAGCGCAAATGGCAGTCTACTGAATACAGCGATTCAGGACATTATTGAAACTATTGATGACAATGAGGATATTTCAATATTCACTAATGATATCAATTATAATAAGACCACTATAAAGGCAATCAAAAACGATTTAATTCAGCTAAAACATTCCCCTAATCAATTGGCCTATGATGCCGCTATTTTAAAAGGAAAACAACTATTTTCTGATGATAATAGCACTATTAAAAACTTAGTCTTGATTTCAGATTTTCAACAGAAAAATGAGGTCATTACAGCAACAAAAGACAGTTTAATCAATTTAAAATTAGTTCAGCTTAAGCCTGCTATCAATGAAAATATTGCCATTGATAGTGTCTTTATCTCAAAAACAACCATTGAAAACATAGAACTTACTGTTACATTAAAAAATCAAGGTAACCCAATTGAAACCTTACCTGTATCCTTATTCAATAATGATAAGTTGATTGCAAAAACAGCTGTAAATATTATAGATAAAGCAACTACAAACTTCACTATTCCGACAAACACCATCTTTAATGGTAAAATTATTATTGATGACAGAAATCTCCAATATGACAATACACTTTACTTTAATATTGACCAACGCGAAAAAATAAAGGTATTATCTATTAATGAAGCTGATGATAACTTTCTGAGTAAAATTTATACAAATGACGAATTTGAATATCAATCATCTGCATTCAACACTTTAAATTATAATACATTAGACCAGCAAAACTTAATTGTTTTAAATGAACTCAAAGACATTCCTAACTCCTTAACTACAGCTTTAAAATCGTTTACAGATAACGGAGGAAGCCTCTTGATAATCCCTTCAGAAGACATTGTTCTAAGTGCTTACAATCGAATATTCAACAATTATGGTCTCTCTAGTTTTAGCGCATTAGTATCTTCAGAAAAGAAAATAACAAGTATCAATTTCTCACACCCATTACTGCTGAATGTTTTTGATAAACGTGTTAGTAATTTCCAGTATCCTAAATCTAACACCTTCTACTCTAATGCCACAAATTCCGTGCTTTCTATACTAGCTTATGAAGATGGTATGTCCTTTTTATCGCAATCTGGAAATGCTTTTAGATTTTCCGCTGCTATAAATACAGATAATTCAAACTTTAAAAACTCTCCTCTTATTGTTCCAGTGCTCTATAATATTGGAAAACAAAGCTTGAAAGCAGGAGATTTATTTTATACCATTGGGAAAGAAAACGTCATTGATATCGCAACACAATTGCAACAAGATGACATTTTAACCCTAGTCAATGGTGATAATTCTGTTATCCCATTGCAAAAGACTTTTGATAACAAAGTTGAATTGATTACTAATACTTATCCTGATGTTGCAGGAATTATATCAGTTAAAAATAAAGATGCTTTTTTAAAACATTTAAGTTTTAATTTTGATCGTGATGAAAGTAATCTTGTGTATTTTGACACCCAGAATATAGACCATACAGCTGTGGATAATTCTGTAGCATCTGCCATCAACCAGATTAAAAGTACTACAAATGTTAACGAACTATGGAAATGGTTTGTTATTTTTGCTGTGATTTTCTTAATGATAGAAATGCTCATCTTAAAATTTCTGAAATGA